From the genome of Eucalyptus grandis isolate ANBG69807.140 chromosome 2, ASM1654582v1, whole genome shotgun sequence, one region includes:
- the LOC104417344 gene encoding protein-L-isoaspartate O-methyltransferase 1 isoform X1, protein MPPPPVATPLACGSRHRAPSPLKLLAAAVAAVEARTRSVRRRRLPPSPPPPVAPLALSRRPSSSSSSSSSHHLFGGNSLFSQMERYWTGRGISSNKGLVEQLQNYGVIRSKKVAEVMEKLDRGLFVPEGAPAYVDSPMPIGHNATISAPHMHATCLELLEKNLQPGMRALDIGSGTGYLTACFAMMVGLQGRAVGVEHISELVADSVKNVQRSAAAPLLKEGALSLHVGDGRLGWPEHAPYDAIHVGAAAPEIPKALVDQLKPGGRMVIPVGNVFQDLKVVDKNSDGSISVHDETSVRYVPLTSRDAQLRGF, encoded by the exons ATGCCGCCTCCTCCCGTGGCGACACCACTGGCCTGCGGTTCTCGCCACCGTGCGCCGTCTCCTCTGAagctcctcgccgccgccgtcgccgccgtcgaaGCCCGGACTCGCTcggtccgccgccgccgcctcccgccgtcgccgccgccgccggtcgccccGCTCGCGCTCTCCCGCcggccttcctcctcctcctcctcctcctcctctcatcATCTCTTCGGCGGGAACTCTCTCTTCTCGCAGATGGAG CGATATTGGACTGGAAGGGGCATCAGTAGTAACAAAGGATTGGTGGAGCAATTACAGAATTATGGAGTTATCAGGTCCAAGAAAGTGGCTGAAGTGATGGAGAAACTTGACAGGGGTCTGTTTGTCCCAGAGGGTGCCCCTGCTTATGTCGATAGCCCCATGCCTATTGGTCATAATGCTACTATTTCCGCACCTCATATGCACGCGACATGCCTCGAGTTACTGGAGAAAAACTTGCAACCTGGCATGCGTGCATTAGACATTGGATCAG GCACAGGTTATTTAACAGCATGCTTTGCCATGATGGTTGGCCTGCAAGGTCGTGCAGTAGGTGTTGAACATATTTCTGAGTTAGTCGCTGATTCAGTGAAGAATGTTCAGAGAAGTGCCGCAGCTCCCTTGCTAAAAGAAGGAGCCCTGTCACTTCATGTGGGTG ATGGGAGACTAGGATGGCCTGAGCATGCACCCTACGATGCGATCCATGTGGGAGCTGCCGCCCCAGAGATACCCAAAGCACTAGTGGACCAGCTGAAGCCAGGTGGGAGAATGGTGATTCCAGTTGGGAATGTATTTCAGGATCTGAAAGTGGTGGATAAGAACTCTGATGGTTCCATCAGTGTTCACGACGAGACGTCTGTGCGTTACGTCCCTCTCACCAGTCGAGATGCACAGCTAAGGGGGTTCTAA
- the LOC104417344 gene encoding protein-L-isoaspartate O-methyltransferase 1 isoform X2 has protein sequence MIYLVFRYWTGRGISSNKGLVEQLQNYGVIRSKKVAEVMEKLDRGLFVPEGAPAYVDSPMPIGHNATISAPHMHATCLELLEKNLQPGMRALDIGSGTGYLTACFAMMVGLQGRAVGVEHISELVADSVKNVQRSAAAPLLKEGALSLHVGDGRLGWPEHAPYDAIHVGAAAPEIPKALVDQLKPGGRMVIPVGNVFQDLKVVDKNSDGSISVHDETSVRYVPLTSRDAQLRGF, from the exons ATGATATACTTGGTTTTT CGATATTGGACTGGAAGGGGCATCAGTAGTAACAAAGGATTGGTGGAGCAATTACAGAATTATGGAGTTATCAGGTCCAAGAAAGTGGCTGAAGTGATGGAGAAACTTGACAGGGGTCTGTTTGTCCCAGAGGGTGCCCCTGCTTATGTCGATAGCCCCATGCCTATTGGTCATAATGCTACTATTTCCGCACCTCATATGCACGCGACATGCCTCGAGTTACTGGAGAAAAACTTGCAACCTGGCATGCGTGCATTAGACATTGGATCAG GCACAGGTTATTTAACAGCATGCTTTGCCATGATGGTTGGCCTGCAAGGTCGTGCAGTAGGTGTTGAACATATTTCTGAGTTAGTCGCTGATTCAGTGAAGAATGTTCAGAGAAGTGCCGCAGCTCCCTTGCTAAAAGAAGGAGCCCTGTCACTTCATGTGGGTG ATGGGAGACTAGGATGGCCTGAGCATGCACCCTACGATGCGATCCATGTGGGAGCTGCCGCCCCAGAGATACCCAAAGCACTAGTGGACCAGCTGAAGCCAGGTGGGAGAATGGTGATTCCAGTTGGGAATGTATTTCAGGATCTGAAAGTGGTGGATAAGAACTCTGATGGTTCCATCAGTGTTCACGACGAGACGTCTGTGCGTTACGTCCCTCTCACCAGTCGAGATGCACAGCTAAGGGGGTTCTAA
- the LOC104417355 gene encoding 28 kDa ribonucleoprotein, chloroplastic yields MSSATAPVFKPLSITDSCPPSLFASPSSESSHPYLSIPPRPLKIHLSCSASSSSCFAQSALAPHPLRKTHHPNFVAFVAQTSDWAQQDEDNTVTTTLDQEQEQEQVQEKEQEEGGESEWGNQETEARVSDWEGGGESNEDGAVEEGEGEGEGEGETFVEPPEDAKLFVGNLPYDVDSQKLAMLFEQAGTVEIAEVIYNRETDQSRGFGFVTMSTVEEAEKAVDIFHQYDMSGRFLTVNKAAPRGSRPERPVRTFEASFRIYVGNLPWDVDNGRLEQVFSEHGKVVNARVVYDRETGRSRGFGFVTMASETEMNDAIAALDGQSLEGRAIRVNVAEERSRRSAF; encoded by the exons ATGTCCTCTGCAACAGCACCCGTCTTCAAGCCCCTGTCCATCACCGACTCATGCCCGCCTTCCCTCTTCGCCTCCCCTTCATCCGAGTCCTCCCACCCGTACCTTTCGATCCCTCCCAGACCCCTCAAGATCCACCTTTCTTGCTccgcttcctcttcttcttgtttcgCTCAGTCCGCGCTCGCCCCTCATCCCCTGAGGAAGACCCATCATCCGAATTTCGTCGCCTTCGTCGCCCAGACCTCGGACTGGGCCCAGCAGGACGAGGACAACACGGTCACCACCACCCTTGATCAggagcaagaacaagaacaggtacaagaaaaggaacaagaagAGGGCGGTGAGTCCGAGTGGGGGAATCAAGAAACGGAAGCCCGGGTCTCGGATTGGGAAGGCGGGGGCGAGAGCAATGAGGATGGGGCTGttgaggagggagagggagaaggagaaggggaaGGAGAAACCTTTGTGGAACCGCCTGAGGACGCGAAACTCTTCGTTGGGAATTTGCCTTACGACGTTGACAGCCAGAAGTTGGCCATGCTCTTTGAGCAGGCTGGAACTGTGGAGATAGCAGAG GTTATCTATAACAGAGAGACCGACCAAAGTCGGGGATTCGGCTTCGTGACCATGAGCACGGTCGAGGAGGCCGAAAAGGCTGTTGATATATTCCACCAATAT GACATGAGTGGAAGATTCTTGACAGTGAATAAGGCTGCTCCAAGAGGATCAAGGCCAGAGAGACCCGTTCGCACATTTGAGGCTTCTTTCAGGATCTATGTTGGTAACCTTCCCTGGGATGTGGATAATGGTCGCTTGGAGCAGGTTTTCAGCGAGCATGGGAAAGTGGTCAATGCCCGGGTAGTTTATGACAGGGAGACTGGCCGTTCACGAGGTTTCGGTTTTGTGACAATGGCATCGGAGACTGAAATGAATGATGCCATTGCTGCGCTTGATGGACAG AGCTTGGAAGGAAGGGCAATAAGGGTGAACGTGGCTGAGGAAAGATCGAGGCGCAGCGCCTTTTAA
- the LOC104417362 gene encoding probable galactinol--sucrose galactosyltransferase 2 — MTVTGAPVIDNGCLSVRGKVVLTGVPRNVAFKPVGSGPGFLGATSAAPSSRHVFSLGVLEGFKFLCLFRAKIWWMIPRVGESANEIPIETEMLLLEARQESALDGVSEEQNSELTFYILALPVLDGPFRTSLQGNAANELQFCAESGDINVTTTEVLEAVFINYGDNPFDLIKDSIKILAKQKGTFSHIDDKTIPPHLDWFGWCTWDAFYSEVSPRGIKEGLQSFLEGGCSPRFVIIDDGWQDTTNEFYEDGKPIVEGMQFATRLVDIKENEKFKISVSEDSCTDLHELIDFVKQKYGLNYIYLWHALAGYWGGVHPTSEKMKKYNPKLVYPIQSPGNLGNLRDIAMDSLEKYGVGVMDPEKIYDFYNDLHSYLARCGVDGVKVDVQNLIETLGNGYGGRVTLTRQYQEALEQSVEKNFKENNLICCMSHNTDSIYSSKKSAVARASEDFMPQEQTLQTLHVASVAYNSLLLGEVFVPDWDMFHSKHKTAEFHGAARALGGCAVYVSDKPANHDFNILKKLVLPDGSVLRARYAGRPTRDCLFEDPVMDGKSLLKIWNVNKLTGVIGVFNCQGAGSWPLKQDLQEKSLSPPAELPPISGRISPANIEFLEEIAGENWDGDCAVYAFNKGSLSRLSKRGNLEVTLKTPECEIYTISPIRIFLENIHFAPIGLLDMYNSGGAVQSIKCTTISEGIIIVEGRGCGRFGFYTTSKPKCCKVDTKEVEFTYNAEDNMLTIDLPEQCQLRDIEIVY, encoded by the exons ATGACGGTCACCGGCGCGCCCGTCATCGACAACGGTTGCCTCTCGGTCAGAGGCAAGGTGGTCTTGACCGGAGTCCCGCGGAATGTTGCCTTCAAGCCGGTCGGATCGGGGCCGGGCTTCTTGGGCGCCACGTCAGCAGCCCCCAGCTCCCGCCATGTTTTCAGCCTCGGAGTTCTTGA GGGATTCAAGTTCCTGTGTCTCTTTAGAGCCAAAATCTGGTGGATGATACCTCGGGTCGGTGAATCAGCTAATGAAATTCCCATTGAAACCGAAATGCTTCTCTTAGAAGCAAGACAGGAATCCGCTTTAGATGGAGTATCGGAGGAACAAAACTCTGAATTGACATTCTACATCTTAGCCCTACCTGTCTTGGATGGTCCATTCCGTACGAGTCTGCAAGGGAATGCCGCAAATGAGCTCCAGTTCTGTGCTGAAAGTG GCGACATCAATGTCACAACAACTGAAGTACTCGAGGCAGTATTCATCAACTATGGAGATAACCCGTTTGATCTCATCAAAGATTCTATCAA GATTCTGGCGAAGCAGAAGGGTACTTTTAGCCACATCGACGACAAAACG ATCCCCCCGCACCTTGATTGGTTTGGATGGTGCACATGGGATGCTTTCTACTCTGAAGTCAGTCCCAGAGGAATCAAAGAAGGCCTCCAAAG TTTCTTGGAGGGAGGCTGTTCGCCAAGATTTGTGATCATCGATGATGGTTGGCAAGACACGACAAATGAATTTTACGAGGATGGAAAACCAATTGTTGAAGGAATGCA GTTTGCCACCAGATTGGTTGACAtcaaagagaatgaaaaatttaaaatctcgGTCTCAGAGGATTCATGCACTGATTTGCATGAGCTGATTGATTTCGTCAAACAGAAATACGGACTGAA TTATATCTACCTGTGGCATGCGTTGGCTGGTTACTGGGGAGGAGTGCACCCAACAtctgagaaaatgaagaagtacAATCCAAAGTTGGTATACCCAATTCAGTCCCCTGGTAACCTTGGTAACCTTCGAGACATCGCTATGGACAGCTTGGAGAAATATGGAGTTGGAGTAATGGATCCTGAGAAGATATATGACTTCTACAATGACCTCCACAGTTATTTGGCACGCTGTGGTGTTGATGGAGTAAAGGTGGATGTTCAGAATCTCATTGAAACCTTGGGCAACGGGTATGGAGGACGGGTTACATTGACTAGACAATATCAAGAAGCTCTCGAGCAATCTGTAGAGAAAAACTTCAAAGAAAACAACTTAATCTGCTGCATGAGTCACAATACAGATTCTATCTACAG TTCCAAGAAGAGTGCAGTTGCAAGAGCGTCAGAGGATTTCATGCCACAAGAGCAGACATTACAGACTTTACATGTTGCCTCTGTCGCATATAACAGCCTTCTTCTTGGGGaggtatttgtgccagattggGACATGTTCCAT AGCAAGCACAAAACTGCTGAGTTTCATGGCGCAGCAAGAGCACTAGGTGGTTGTGCCGTATATGTCAG TGACAAACCTGCCAACCATGACTTCAACATCCTGAAGAAGCTGGTTTTGCCGGATGGTTCTGTCCTAAGAGCTAGATATGCTGGCCGGCCTACTCGTGACTGTCTCTTTGAAGATCCTGTCATGGATGGGAAAAG TTTGCTCAAGATATGGAACGTGAACAAGTTAACAGGCGTAATCGGTGTATTTAATTGCCAAGGAGCAGGAAGTTGGCCTTTGAAACAGGATTTACAAGAGAAGTCATTATCACCGCCCGCTGAGCTTCCTCCCATCTCAGGGCGCATCAGTCCTGCCAACattgaatttcttgaagaaattgCAGGTGAAAACTGGGATGGAGACTGTGCAGTGTATGCATTCAACAAAG GATCCCTGTCCAGACTGTCAAAGAGAGGAAATCTTGAAGTTACCTTGAAGACTCCGGAGTGTGAAATATACACAATATCACCAATAAGG ATTTTCCTCGAGAATATTCACTTTGCTCCAATAGGCTTGCTGGACATGTACAACTCTGGAGGAGCAGTGCAATCTATAAAATGCACCACCATTTCAGAGGGCATAATTATTGTAGAAGGTCGAGGATGCGGCCGATTCGGATTCTATACAACCTCGAAGCCGAAGTGCTGTAAAGTAGACACCAAGGAAGTGGAATTCACTTACAATGCTGAAGATAACATGTTGACAATAGATCTTCCAGAACAATGTCAACTGAGGGATATTGAAATTGTTTACTGA